The proteins below are encoded in one region of Micromonospora pisi:
- a CDS encoding phosphatase PAP2 family protein: protein MQGRKTALTVVWLVLLAAVQVVAFVLLWRFAVRTEHGQLLDTIALTGNSIGRDRIDGLVGTVLNAMSVVSLLAATTVIGFIALIRRRMLLAIVATLLVAGANVTTQVLKYLIHRPDFGVDPERAAAGNSLPSGHTTIAASVALALVLVLPPKVRAWGAVIAVGYTALAGVATLSAGWHRPSDAIASLLIAGAWAAGAGILLVLTQGEQAQVERADAHRGIVTLLGLVGLGLLGVAAYALRSTDEVLMIPVDELNRPRLFDAYFGGAVGIAGTASLMMALVLTTVHRVVPRHNG from the coding sequence ATGCAGGGGCGGAAAACGGCGTTGACGGTGGTCTGGCTGGTGCTGCTGGCCGCGGTCCAGGTGGTGGCGTTCGTCCTGCTCTGGCGCTTCGCCGTACGCACCGAACACGGTCAGCTGCTGGACACCATCGCGCTGACCGGGAACAGCATCGGCCGGGACCGGATCGACGGACTGGTCGGCACCGTCCTCAACGCCATGTCGGTGGTCTCCCTGCTCGCCGCGACCACCGTGATCGGCTTCATCGCGCTGATCCGGCGTCGGATGCTGCTGGCGATTGTGGCGACCCTACTGGTCGCCGGGGCCAACGTCACCACCCAGGTACTGAAGTACCTCATCCACCGCCCGGACTTCGGCGTCGACCCGGAACGGGCCGCCGCCGGCAACAGCCTGCCCAGCGGACACACCACCATCGCCGCGTCGGTCGCCCTCGCGCTGGTCCTGGTGCTGCCACCCAAGGTCCGCGCCTGGGGCGCGGTGATCGCCGTCGGGTACACCGCGCTCGCCGGGGTCGCCACCCTCTCCGCCGGTTGGCACCGGCCCAGCGACGCGATCGCTTCACTGCTGATCGCCGGTGCCTGGGCGGCGGGCGCGGGAATCCTGCTCGTGCTCACCCAGGGCGAGCAGGCGCAGGTGGAGCGGGCGGACGCGCACCGGGGGATCGTGACGCTGCTCGGGCTGGTCGGGCTCGGACTTCTCGGCGTCGCCGCGTACGCGTTGCGGTCGACCGACGAGGTGCTGATGATCCCGGTCGACGAACTCAACCGGCCCCGACTCTTCGACGCCTACTTCGGTGGCGCGGTGGGGATCGCCGGTACGGCCAGCCTGATGATGGCGCTGGTGTTGACCACGGTGCACCGGGTGGTGCCCCGGCACAACGGCTGA
- a CDS encoding BBE domain-containing protein yields the protein MAAHAEEMIAGAGVRPVFDGSESAPFLSESNWITEPAGRSKNKFADLRRGFTGGQIATIYQQLTRTDYVNPAAAVSLSTFGGQVNAVPPDATATAARDTVVRAYFTPGHWTSPADDALHIGWIREFYRAVFADTGGVPVPGPVTAGSYINYPDVDLADPGWNTSGVSWETLYYKGNYARLQQIKRRYDPRDVFRHALSIRLPG from the coding sequence ATGGCCGCGCACGCGGAGGAGATGATCGCCGGTGCCGGGGTACGCCCCGTCTTCGACGGGTCCGAGAGCGCTCCGTTCCTCAGCGAGAGCAACTGGATCACCGAACCGGCCGGTCGGTCGAAGAACAAATTCGCGGATCTGCGCAGGGGTTTCACCGGCGGCCAGATCGCGACGATCTACCAGCAGCTCACCCGCACCGACTACGTGAACCCGGCCGCCGCGGTGAGCCTGTCCACCTTCGGCGGACAGGTCAACGCGGTGCCGCCCGACGCGACGGCGACCGCGGCGCGCGACACGGTCGTGCGGGCCTACTTCACCCCCGGGCACTGGACCTCCCCGGCCGACGACGCCCTGCACATCGGCTGGATCAGAGAGTTCTACCGGGCCGTCTTCGCCGACACCGGCGGGGTGCCGGTGCCCGGCCCGGTCACCGCCGGCAGCTACATCAACTATCCCGACGTCGACCTGGCCGACCCCGGGTGGAACACCTCGGGCGTGTCCTGGGAGACGCTCTACTACAAGGGCAACTACGCCCGCCTCCAACAGATCAAGCGACGCTACGACCCGCGCGACGTGTTCCGGCACGCGCTCTCGATCAGGCTCCCGGGGTAG
- a CDS encoding YciI family protein, translated as MKYLLLIYSNPENWEHPMFLRNPEFLAMPAAEREALTRQSEDLHREISESGELLVAAALADPLNTRTVRVRDNLPVTTDGPYQEAKEQLAGYLVVDCEDVQRAVEIAARIPDARFAAVEVLPIMGMSGQEM; from the coding sequence GTGAAGTATCTGCTTCTGATCTACAGCAACCCGGAGAACTGGGAGCACCCCATGTTCCTGCGCAATCCGGAGTTTCTGGCGATGCCGGCCGCCGAGCGCGAGGCACTGACCCGGCAGTCCGAGGACCTGCATCGGGAGATCAGCGAGTCCGGTGAGCTGCTGGTGGCCGCGGCCCTGGCCGACCCGCTGAACACCCGTACCGTTCGGGTGCGCGACAACCTCCCCGTCACCACGGACGGCCCGTACCAGGAGGCGAAGGAGCAGTTGGCCGGCTACCTGGTGGTGGACTGCGAGGACGTGCAGCGGGCCGTGGAAATCGCCGCGCGGATTCCCGATGCCCGGTTCGCCGCGGTGGAGGTGCTTCCGATCATGGGCATGTCCGGCCAGGAAATGTGA
- a CDS encoding cytochrome P450 family protein gives MVELPGNVRGWVVVGHDLAMELLTSPKVSKNPRQHWPAWIDGEIGADWPLASWPTMENMTTAYGHEAQRLRRPIVKAFTPKRVRSMQPYIERTVQRLLDRLAETPPGETVDLKRNFSYQLPATIICDLFGVPEADRAAILRGGEKTPDSSLTPEEAEANIRDWTEQFGKLIAAKRAFPADDLTSDLVTAEGEERLTDNELIGTLFVALGAGSETVMNLVTHAVLKLLTHPEQRAMLEDGRASWDDVIEETLRLESPLNLLPLRFAVEDLELDGVTVAKGDPILMGYGAIGRDPAVHGDSAEDWDIKRENKEHLSFGHGTHYCVGAPLARLEAKIALPALFARFPDMQLAVKPEELESQGTFIMNGHKTLPVILEKASVPVGTP, from the coding sequence ATGGTGGAACTCCCCGGTAACGTCCGGGGCTGGGTCGTCGTCGGGCACGACCTGGCGATGGAGTTGCTGACCAGCCCCAAGGTGTCGAAGAATCCGCGCCAGCACTGGCCGGCGTGGATCGACGGTGAGATCGGCGCCGACTGGCCGCTGGCGAGCTGGCCCACGATGGAGAACATGACCACCGCGTACGGTCACGAGGCGCAGCGCCTGCGTCGGCCCATCGTCAAGGCGTTCACCCCCAAGCGGGTCCGTTCCATGCAGCCGTACATCGAGCGCACCGTGCAGCGCCTCCTTGACCGGCTCGCCGAGACCCCGCCAGGCGAGACCGTGGACCTCAAGCGCAACTTCTCCTACCAGTTGCCGGCGACGATCATTTGTGACCTGTTCGGAGTCCCGGAGGCGGACCGCGCGGCCATCCTCCGGGGCGGCGAGAAGACGCCGGACTCCTCCCTCACCCCGGAGGAGGCCGAGGCCAACATCCGCGACTGGACCGAGCAGTTCGGCAAACTCATCGCCGCCAAGCGGGCGTTCCCCGCCGACGACCTCACCTCCGACCTGGTGACCGCCGAGGGCGAGGAACGACTCACCGACAACGAGCTCATCGGCACCCTCTTCGTCGCCCTGGGCGCGGGCTCGGAGACGGTGATGAACCTCGTGACGCACGCCGTACTCAAGCTGCTCACCCACCCGGAGCAGCGGGCCATGCTGGAGGACGGCAGGGCATCCTGGGACGACGTCATCGAGGAGACGCTGCGTCTGGAGTCACCGCTGAACCTGCTGCCGCTGCGGTTCGCGGTCGAGGACCTCGAACTCGACGGCGTGACCGTTGCGAAGGGCGACCCCATCCTGATGGGGTACGGCGCGATCGGCCGTGACCCCGCGGTCCATGGCGACTCCGCCGAGGACTGGGACATCAAGCGGGAGAACAAGGAACACCTCAGCTTCGGTCACGGCACCCACTACTGCGTCGGCGCCCCACTGGCCCGGCTCGAAGCGAAGATCGCCCTGCCGGCGCTCTTCGCCCGCTTCCCCGACATGCAACTGGCGGTCAAGCCCGAGGAGCTCGAGTCCCAGGGCACGTTCATCATGAACGGTCACAAGACGCTGCCGGTGATCCTCGAGAAGGCATCCGTACCGGTCGGCACCCCCTGA
- a CDS encoding DUF3159 domain-containing protein has translation MAPDRDRPESLADLLGGRRGGWDATVAPVAFGAGWLIGGGSVWYGVIAALVCGVAVAGWRLRRGDRPGSVLVGLLAVCLAALVVLRTGRASDFFLLQLVSNAASALAWLVSIVLRWPLLGVVVGTLLGQRGRWRRDPDLLRAYRRGSWVWVCQYAIRLAVFLPLYAADQVVALVAARVVLTWPLVAACVAVSWWVIRRTLPPGHPGLRHPAERVVTGP, from the coding sequence ATGGCGCCCGACCGGGACCGCCCGGAATCCCTCGCCGACCTGCTCGGCGGGCGGCGCGGCGGGTGGGATGCGACCGTTGCGCCGGTCGCGTTCGGTGCCGGGTGGCTGATCGGCGGCGGCTCGGTCTGGTACGGCGTCATCGCCGCCCTCGTGTGCGGTGTCGCGGTCGCCGGGTGGCGCCTGCGCCGCGGCGACCGCCCCGGTTCGGTCCTCGTCGGTCTGCTCGCCGTCTGTCTCGCCGCCCTGGTCGTGCTCCGCACCGGACGGGCAAGTGACTTCTTCCTGCTGCAACTGGTCTCGAACGCGGCGAGTGCGCTCGCCTGGCTGGTCAGCATCGTGTTGCGCTGGCCGCTGCTCGGCGTGGTGGTCGGCACCCTGCTCGGCCAGCGTGGGCGGTGGCGGCGTGACCCGGACCTGTTGCGGGCCTACCGCCGGGGCAGTTGGGTCTGGGTCTGCCAGTACGCCATCCGGTTGGCCGTGTTCCTCCCGCTCTACGCCGCCGATCAGGTGGTCGCCCTGGTCGCCGCCCGGGTGGTGCTGACCTGGCCGCTGGTCGCCGCGTGCGTGGCGGTGAGTTGGTGGGTGATCCGACGGACACTGCCACCTGGCCATCCGGGGCTGCGGCATCCAGCCGAACGCGTGGTCACCGGGCCGTAG
- a CDS encoding FAD-binding protein → MREVPRRELLTGAAMTGAAVAVGSALPASAATGPAGPVNPHLAPFGPVAIGTADARYDSLVTAHNQRFRGNPATIHVVGATEQVRQVVGEAVAAGGRIAVRSGGHCLENFTGSPEVDTLVDLSQLSDVHYDVNRRAFAVGVGATLGKVYGTLFRGWGVTLPGGTCPAVGVGGHIAGGGYGLLSRRYGMAADHLYAVEAVLVDGSSSSAAGTTYPTASG, encoded by the coding sequence GTGAGGGAAGTACCACGACGTGAACTTCTGACCGGTGCGGCGATGACCGGTGCGGCGGTCGCCGTCGGATCGGCCCTACCCGCGAGTGCGGCCACCGGCCCGGCGGGACCGGTGAACCCGCACCTGGCACCGTTCGGTCCGGTCGCCATCGGCACCGCCGACGCGCGCTACGACAGTCTGGTGACCGCGCACAATCAGCGCTTCCGGGGCAACCCGGCGACCATCCACGTGGTCGGCGCGACCGAGCAGGTCCGCCAGGTGGTCGGCGAGGCGGTCGCGGCAGGCGGGCGGATCGCCGTACGCAGCGGCGGACACTGCCTCGAGAACTTCACCGGCTCGCCCGAGGTGGATACTCTCGTCGACCTGTCACAGCTGTCCGACGTTCACTACGACGTCAACCGGCGTGCCTTCGCGGTGGGCGTCGGGGCGACGCTGGGCAAGGTGTACGGCACCCTCTTCCGGGGCTGGGGGGTCACGCTGCCGGGCGGCACCTGTCCCGCGGTCGGGGTGGGCGGCCACATCGCCGGCGGCGGGTACGGTCTGCTGTCACGCCGGTACGGCATGGCCGCCGACCACCTGTACGCCGTCGAGGCCGTGCTGGTCGACGGGTCCTCTTCGTCGGCGGCGGGGACGACGTACCCGACGGCGAGCGGCTGA
- a CDS encoding RNA polymerase sigma factor: MNGGSAIEDLLRRLTPQVLAALVRHHGNFETAEDAVQEALLAAATQWPERGVPDSPAGWLIRVGSRRMTDQLRSEQAGRQREERIYARTPPDELIAPAADAERRDADDTLILLLLCCHPSLTPASQVALTLRAVGGLTTAEIARAFLTVETTMAQRISRARQRIRAAGATFRMPPEPERSERLRVVLHVLYLIFNEGYTATSGADLHRADLTGEAIRLTRVVHRALPGDGEVTGLLALMLLTDARRPARTRRDGSLVPLAEQDRTLWHREFIAEGVALITRALSEAPMGPYQLQAAIAAVHSEAVRAEETDWPQIVELYRLLEKVAPNPMVTLSHSVAVAMVHGPGAGLDLLEPLVADDRLAGHHRLHAVRAHLLELAGDRSAALASYRRAARLTTSLPEQHYLHRRAARLVREGR, translated from the coding sequence GTGAACGGCGGTTCCGCCATCGAGGACCTGCTGCGTCGCCTGACGCCGCAGGTCCTCGCCGCGCTGGTACGTCATCACGGGAACTTCGAGACCGCCGAGGACGCGGTCCAGGAGGCACTGCTGGCCGCCGCCACGCAGTGGCCCGAGCGCGGTGTGCCGGACAGCCCGGCCGGTTGGCTGATCCGGGTCGGCTCACGCCGGATGACCGACCAGTTGCGCAGTGAGCAGGCCGGTCGGCAACGCGAGGAGCGGATCTACGCACGTACCCCGCCGGACGAGTTGATCGCGCCGGCGGCGGACGCCGAACGGCGGGACGCGGACGACACCCTGATCCTGCTGCTGCTCTGCTGTCATCCGAGTCTCACCCCGGCGTCGCAGGTGGCGCTCACCCTGCGGGCGGTGGGCGGGTTGACCACGGCAGAGATCGCGCGCGCCTTCCTGACCGTCGAGACGACCATGGCGCAGCGCATCAGCCGTGCCCGGCAGCGCATCCGGGCGGCCGGTGCCACGTTCCGGATGCCGCCCGAGCCGGAGCGGTCCGAGCGGCTCCGGGTCGTCCTGCACGTGCTGTACCTGATCTTCAACGAGGGCTACACCGCGACCTCGGGGGCGGACCTGCACCGCGCCGACCTGACCGGGGAGGCGATCCGGCTGACCCGGGTCGTTCACCGGGCGTTGCCCGGCGACGGCGAGGTCACCGGCCTGCTGGCGTTGATGCTGCTGACCGATGCGCGACGGCCGGCGCGGACGCGACGCGACGGCAGCCTGGTCCCGCTGGCCGAGCAGGACCGCACCCTGTGGCACCGGGAGTTCATCGCGGAGGGGGTCGCGCTGATCACCCGGGCGCTCTCCGAGGCCCCGATGGGGCCGTACCAGCTCCAGGCGGCGATCGCCGCCGTGCACAGCGAGGCCGTGCGGGCCGAGGAGACCGACTGGCCGCAGATCGTGGAGCTGTACCGGCTGCTGGAGAAGGTGGCGCCGAATCCCATGGTCACGCTCAGCCACAGCGTCGCGGTCGCGATGGTGCACGGTCCCGGCGCCGGGCTGGACCTGTTGGAACCGCTGGTCGCTGACGACCGGCTGGCGGGTCACCACCGCCTGCACGCGGTCCGCGCACACCTGCTGGAACTCGCCGGTGACCGGTCGGCCGCCCTGGCGTCCTATCGACGGGCCGCCCGCCTGACCACCAGCCTTCCCGAACAGCACTACCTGCACAGACGCGCGGCACGACTGGTCCGGGAAGGCCGGTGA
- a CDS encoding MFS transporter produces the protein MPIDRNHVSDNLRPDMVGTDGPTPDPPERDPRRWKALILLCMTGFMVILDSQIVILALPSIERDLAVSASASQWVLSAYMLAFGGLLLFGGRLADLRGRRLMFIVGTALFLVSSLLCGLAWSMGVLIAGRVVQGVSAALLAPTALAILMTMFPEGPERNKALAFWSGVGGIGATSALLIGGPITDTLGWQWIFFINVPVAIGMLVFAPILLLESRNDGPRAYDPAGALTSTLGLVLLTGAIVWAPTRGWASGAVLGMLLGAVLLLGLFVVIERRSAAPLLPLRIFQSRLFVGGNLAMILFAMTTLGMSVSVTAYAQRVLGYTSMEFGLGMIAMTLMTLVGAWAGQAGVTKVGFRPVAAAAAVLMGLGAFLLSQVSVQGTYFGDLFPGLLVFGLGLGAGPVAAISAALSSVEPDVTGVASGATNSGFQIGGALGAALISAVVVSRGGDSTAPEQMTEGFRAGFAADLVIALACLIVALTLLRPLTRQSSGDGAAVDPTEARRR, from the coding sequence ATGCCGATCGACAGGAACCACGTGTCCGACAACCTTCGACCCGACATGGTCGGGACCGACGGGCCCACGCCCGATCCACCCGAGCGGGATCCCCGCCGCTGGAAGGCGCTGATCCTGCTCTGCATGACCGGCTTCATGGTCATCCTGGACTCGCAGATCGTGATCCTGGCGCTGCCCTCGATCGAACGCGACCTCGCCGTCTCCGCCAGCGCGAGCCAGTGGGTGCTCAGCGCCTACATGCTCGCCTTCGGCGGCCTGCTGCTGTTCGGCGGCCGGCTGGCCGACCTGCGTGGCCGGCGGCTGATGTTCATCGTCGGGACGGCGTTGTTCCTGGTGTCGTCGCTGCTGTGCGGCCTCGCCTGGTCGATGGGCGTCCTGATCGCCGGCCGGGTGGTGCAGGGCGTTTCCGCCGCCCTGCTGGCGCCGACCGCGCTGGCGATCCTGATGACCATGTTCCCAGAGGGCCCCGAACGCAACAAGGCACTCGCGTTCTGGTCCGGCGTCGGCGGGATCGGCGCCACGTCGGCGCTGCTGATCGGCGGCCCGATCACCGACACCCTCGGCTGGCAGTGGATCTTCTTCATCAACGTACCGGTGGCGATCGGCATGCTGGTGTTCGCCCCGATTTTGCTGCTGGAGAGCCGCAACGACGGCCCACGCGCCTACGACCCGGCCGGAGCGCTCACCAGCACCCTGGGACTGGTGCTGCTGACCGGTGCGATCGTCTGGGCACCCACTCGGGGCTGGGCCAGCGGGGCGGTCCTGGGCATGCTGCTCGGCGCGGTGCTGCTGCTCGGTCTGTTCGTCGTCATCGAACGCCGATCCGCCGCGCCACTGCTGCCGCTGCGGATCTTCCAGTCCCGGCTCTTCGTCGGCGGCAACCTGGCCATGATCCTGTTCGCCATGACCACCCTGGGCATGTCGGTGTCCGTCACGGCGTACGCGCAGCGGGTGCTGGGCTACACGTCGATGGAGTTCGGCCTCGGCATGATCGCGATGACCCTGATGACCCTGGTCGGTGCCTGGGCCGGTCAGGCGGGGGTGACCAAGGTCGGATTCCGCCCGGTGGCCGCTGCGGCAGCCGTCCTGATGGGACTCGGCGCGTTCCTGCTGTCACAGGTGTCGGTCCAGGGCACCTACTTCGGTGATCTGTTCCCGGGCCTGCTCGTCTTCGGCCTCGGCCTCGGTGCGGGACCCGTGGCGGCAATCTCCGCGGCACTGTCCTCGGTCGAGCCGGATGTCACCGGCGTGGCCTCGGGCGCCACCAACTCGGGCTTCCAGATCGGTGGTGCGCTGGGCGCCGCGTTGATCTCCGCCGTGGTCGTCTCCCGGGGCGGGGACTCGACCGCGCCGGAACAGATGACCGAGGGCTTCCGCGCGGGCTTCGCCGCCGACCTCGTCATCGCCCTGGCCTGCCTGATTGTCGCGCTCACCCTGCTGCGGCCCCTGACCCGGCAGAGCTCCGGCGACGGTGCGGCCGTCGACCCGACCGAGGCGCGACGACGTTGA
- a CDS encoding VOC family protein — protein MGMPVVHFEIIGTAPGTLRDYYGGLFDWEFNSGDAASEKVSAPGNYHFVDGSTTGDGNGINGGVCGGEGYERRVMFYVGVPDVEQALQKAESLGGKRLMGPEPASGDFTVGHFTDPEGNVVGVAGPSA, from the coding sequence ATGGGCATGCCCGTGGTGCATTTCGAGATCATTGGAACCGCTCCCGGTACGCTGCGCGACTACTACGGCGGACTGTTCGACTGGGAGTTCAACAGCGGTGACGCGGCCAGCGAGAAGGTCTCGGCGCCGGGCAACTACCACTTCGTCGACGGCAGCACGACCGGCGACGGGAACGGCATCAACGGCGGCGTCTGCGGAGGCGAGGGGTACGAGCGCCGGGTGATGTTCTACGTGGGCGTACCCGACGTCGAGCAGGCGTTGCAGAAGGCGGAGAGCCTGGGCGGCAAGCGTCTGATGGGTCCGGAGCCGGCGTCCGGGGACTTCACCGTCGGGCATTTCACCGACCCCGAGGGGAATGTGGTCGGCGTCGCCGGACCCTCGGCCTGA
- a CDS encoding erythromycin esterase family protein, producing the protein MPDAFLEFVADESITLATLDPEAPLDDLEPLAARLADAKVVAIGENSHLVREFGLLRHRLTRFLVERLGFNTYGLESGFSEGLAVDDWVRGGPGDLRTIADGGITYTFGRSAEMRAHLEWMRGTNAAGANPVRFFGIDVPGSTASPLPAMRNIRRYLSEVDDDAMVIVDRLVPLMEKFAGEHPLPAYAAYGQLAAAERDGITASLAELATRFDALEPEYVSASGVDSYDIARHELRLTCLLDQSTRSIAARMAGDMSHPKVAARDRGMAETVFWLLDRFGPDAKIVIAAHNSHIQRTPVVTPAFSLSALGHHLANRLGGDYVSMAVTSTAGRTVTRRANPDRPGGVEIVGVDLDPAQAGSVEATFAAVPGLRAVDLREARGRLAGPDRIRVMDTYQEVQLLDAYDLVVSLPETSTIEQLQTLRG; encoded by the coding sequence GTGCCTGACGCATTCCTTGAGTTCGTTGCGGACGAGTCGATAACCCTGGCGACGCTGGATCCGGAAGCCCCGCTTGACGACCTGGAGCCGCTGGCCGCGCGGCTGGCTGACGCCAAGGTCGTGGCCATCGGCGAGAACTCTCACCTCGTACGCGAGTTCGGCCTGCTGCGGCACCGGTTGACGCGGTTCCTGGTCGAGCGGTTGGGTTTCAACACGTACGGGTTGGAGTCCGGGTTCAGCGAGGGGCTGGCCGTGGACGACTGGGTGCGCGGCGGTCCGGGCGACCTGCGAACGATTGCCGACGGCGGGATCACGTACACGTTCGGGCGCTCCGCAGAGATGCGCGCGCACCTGGAGTGGATGCGGGGAACGAACGCAGCCGGTGCGAATCCCGTACGATTTTTCGGGATCGACGTGCCGGGTTCCACAGCGTCTCCGCTGCCGGCGATGCGAAACATCAGGCGTTACCTGAGCGAGGTCGACGACGACGCGATGGTCATCGTCGATCGGCTCGTCCCGCTGATGGAGAAGTTCGCGGGCGAGCACCCGTTGCCGGCGTACGCGGCGTACGGCCAGCTCGCCGCAGCGGAGCGGGACGGGATCACGGCGTCGCTCGCGGAGCTGGCGACCCGATTCGACGCACTGGAACCGGAGTACGTGTCGGCGAGTGGCGTCGACTCGTACGACATCGCCCGGCACGAGCTGCGACTGACCTGCCTGCTGGACCAGTCGACTCGGAGCATCGCCGCGCGAATGGCTGGTGACATGTCGCACCCTAAGGTGGCCGCCCGGGACCGCGGCATGGCCGAGACGGTGTTCTGGCTGCTCGACCGGTTCGGGCCGGACGCGAAGATCGTCATCGCGGCACACAACAGTCACATCCAACGGACACCGGTCGTCACGCCGGCGTTCTCGCTGTCCGCCTTGGGGCACCACCTGGCGAACCGGCTGGGCGGCGACTACGTGTCGATGGCGGTGACCAGCACCGCCGGCCGTACGGTAACCCGCCGAGCGAACCCGGACCGGCCAGGCGGTGTGGAGATCGTCGGAGTCGACCTCGATCCAGCACAGGCGGGCAGCGTGGAGGCCACGTTCGCCGCGGTGCCAGGGCTGCGTGCAGTCGATCTGCGCGAGGCGCGCGGACGGCTGGCCGGTCCCGACCGCATCCGAGTCATGGACACCTACCAAGAG